The Apium graveolens cultivar Ventura chromosome 10, ASM990537v1, whole genome shotgun sequence nucleotide sequence TCTGAGAATTCAAATTAGAGGAACTCTCTGATGCAGCAGTTGGATGAAGAGAAGAACTAGAATCAGAACTTCCAGAAGATGTACTGATGTGCATAGCATGATCAGATTATGAGGCTGTGAAGTCTGGGGATTAGAAAAAACTCCAGTAGGCTTATTAAAGGGCCTTTTCTTGCCTTTGTTATTAGGGTGATAAGGATGATCCAAAGGATATCCTATCAACTTGAAACATTTATCTCGTGTGTGGTTTTTACCATGGCAATAGCTACATTCCAAAGAGCCAGAACTAGAAGGCTTATTTTGATGCTGAAAATGTTATTTGGGCAAGCTAACCATCATAGCCAGTGGAGAAGATATAGTATGAACTTGACGTTGCCTCTAGCTGTAGTATAGCTTGTATGTAAGCCCATAAGGAATTGAATCAGCCTCTTCTTTTCTAGCTGTTCTTCCCAGTTTTTAGTGGCACCACAAGTGCACTTAACAACTGGTTCTAAAGCACGTAATTCATCCCATAGACCTTTAAGCTTGTGAAAGTAAAACTCAATGGAATCATTGCCCTGTTCTAACTTGAATAATTCTTTTTGCGTTTCATAGAACTTGTGACCACTAACAACCGAGAAACGATCATTAAGCTCATCCCAAACATCAATGGCGCTGTCCATATAATTCATGCTATTGCTAATATCATCCGATACAGTGTTAAGAATCCAAGTAATTACCATATCATTAACTCGTTTCCAGTGCGGAAAAAGCGAAGAATCAACAGCAGAAGCAACAAAATCACCAGTTAAAATGACAAGTTTATTCTTAGCAGAAAGTGCTATTTGTAAAGAACGTTTCCAGCTAGCAAAGTTATCAGATCCAGTAAGCTTCTTAGATATCAAAATCATACCAGGCTGATCATTATTGTGCAGAAATAATGGATGCGTATTGACATTTATACTGGATACATCATCTGTGTTTGAAGAAAGAGGATCTGAATCACTTACTTGTGTAGTAGTATTGGTAGGACGATGAGAATGATCACCTGACACAGCATTGGCATACGATTGATGTCGTGCAGAAGCCATTAGAATCACAGATAAGTGAATCGATCGTATAAGATCAATTCAAAGTAATCGAGAAAGATTGAGAGAGATCAATCAATTAAAGATTGAGAAATATTGAGAGAGAGATAGAGATCGAGATCGATTGAGAAGATAAAATCTGAGAGAGATCGAGATCGTAAGAATAAGATCGAAAAGAAAAAATGAGAACAGATCGAAAATCAATCAATCACAAGAATATAAACGAGAAGTATATGCGGAATAACTCTGATACCATCTAGATTTATTGAAGTTAACAAATCTCCATTAAAGCAATGAAGATCAAGAAAATAGATGAAACTGTAACAGAATTGTATACGCACAAGACTGTAAGTCTACATTTTAgctgagaggaaaaatagaaatgattACAGAATATCGTTACTGAATTGAATTACAAAAGGTCTACTAAAAGACTATTTATAGTTTGACTTGATTAGACTACTACTAGAGACTACTAGTATTAACAGTATTAATGTGGAGAGTACATTACGTAATTGATTGTTGGCCTAGCAGGCTCATGGTGTGATTGTAATATGATCTGTTTAAATTCTGGGGCAAGTTCATCAAGACATTTACGTACCCATGTCACTTGATTAAACGTTTAAAGTCAAATTCATGTGCAGTGTGGGTAATATTTTTCATCAAGGTGGAAACAAATCATCTCATGCAATGTTATAACATGACGTAAGTAAGTGTAACTAGACCTGAAAATTCGTTCGTGTCGCGtattttcgtgtttcgtgtacttGAATGTCAAACACAAAATTGAAATGTTTAGCGTTCGTGTACTTTTATTTCGTATCATTTCGTGTTGCGTATATCATATTAgttgaatattaatatatattaaatttaatattaatataaattaaaatataagatttttaggtaaaaatttataaaatatatgaaTAATATATATTCAAATCTCAATTCTATACaatataataaaatcaaataatattttaaaaataaatatgcatacatttattataataatacatatatttataaaaaatattaaaatttattataatatttatttatgtcgtATAATTCGTGTCGTGTTGTGTACTCGAAGGTTAAACTCAAAATCGACACTAAATCTAGAcagtgtactttcgtgttcgtgtattTTCATGTCGTGTACTAAAAGAGCAAACAAAAACACTAAATTTTCGTATTGTTTCGTGTCGTGTAAGCGTGTCGTGTCCAAAATTACCGGGTCTACTTGTAACATTCTAATACAGCTTTTTGTTCAAGACAAATAATTATCAAAGTGTCTATAAAAGCTCTTTTTACTTGTTAGCTTCAAATCATCCATCTTCATAAACTAGAAAAGATCCTTTCAGTTAATCATCCATCCTTTCAGTTATTCATTTTCGTGAAATATCATTTTCTTATATGTGATTCAAACAATAGCTACAGCATCAGTGCAAATCTTTTGAATTCTCCTTTCACTCTCTCGTATTTAAATGATTTCACTGTGGTCGGTTGTGATGATCGAGCATTGATCACCAACCCTAAAGAGAAGCATTACAGTACTAGTACTGGTTGCAGTTCCGAATGCATCAACGCTAAAGATGTTCTTAATTATGGTTGTTACCGGATTGGTTGTTGTCGAGTACTAATACCAAAAGGTCTAAAGTACTTCGAGGCTCAACTTGAATCAATAAGCAACCATGCCAGGGCTTGGTCGTTTAACCATTGTAGCTATGCTTTCTTGGCTGAAAAGGATAGATTTAAGTTCCGTGGTGCTTCAGATTTATCTGATCCTACATTTATTGAGAGGACAATCGATACTTGACTGGGTACTTGGGAATCAAACTTGTGATGAAGCACAAAAATCAAACGGGTATGCCTGTCAGTCAAATACCAACTGGATTAATTCAACCAATGATCTTCTAGGGTACACTTGTAGATGCCGTCAAGGTTTTCGAGGCAACCCATACCTAGCTAAGCCCAGGCTGCCAAGGTCAGTCTTCATTCAAAACATACTCAAAAACAGTACTGATACAAATATTTAGCACATTGTATCCTGATTGTGCCTGTATAATTTGTTGTGATGCTCTTTGGTAGATTTCGATGAATGTGCTGATCCAAACAAAAAATGGTGCGAGAAAATGTACACCAATACTATTGGGGGTTATTACTGTTCTTGTCACTACAACAAATTCGGCTATTTACGACggccaacttacgacggaaaaaaatgcgctcctaacttacgacggaaaaaaccCGTCATAAATGACCAGATTTGTTATAGTGGCACGGGTACTATGGCAATGGCAAAGTTAATGGTTGCATCGCTGTGAAATCCAAATTTCCAGCAATCAAATTCTCACTAGGTAATATATATTTTTCCTCTGAAAATATTGTGTTATTGAAAAGATGTTCATGGATCGTGGGAGTATTGAGGTTGATGATGTATATGCTTTTTCCGTGACATCTGATATTATTATGAACTCcgatcctgaaccacaaagtaTAGAAGAGTGTCGACACCgagatgattggccaaaatggaaaatTGCGATTCAAGAAGAATTGCAATCATTACGCAAGAGAAATGTATTTGGACCTGCAGTCCAAACACCAGCTGGTGTAGTCCCTGTCGGGAATAGATGGGTGTTTATACGAAAATGAAATGAAAGgaatgaaattgtgagatataaGGCCCGACTAGTAGCCCAGGGATTCTCTCAAAGACATGGTTTTGATTACCAGGAAACATACTCTCCTGTGATGGATGGAGTTACTTTTCGTTTTCTAATAGGTATGGCTTGTATGGAAAAACTGGAAACACGTTTGATGGACGTTGTGACAGCATACCTATATGGATcacttgatattgatatttatatGAAAATTCCTGAAGGGTTAAATATTGAGGACACTAAGCCTCGACATCTATATTCTGTTAAATTACAacgatcattgtatggtttgaaacaatctggtcgtatgtggtacaaCAGGCTGAGTGAGTACTTATTGAATGATGGATATGTTAATAATCAAGTGTGTCCTTGCATTTTTATTAAAGAATCATCAACTggttttgttattattgttgtatatgtggatgatttgaataTTATCAGTACTACTGAAGATATTACTAATGTTGTTAACTATTTGAAAAATGAGTTTGcaatgaaagatcttggaaggacaagattttgtttaggtatacaggtggagcacttatcttcaggaatatttgttcatcaatcaaactacactgaaaagattcttgatcGGTTCTACATGGACAAAGCTCATCCACTAACCATACCAATGGTTGTTCGATCACTCGAGGTTGAAAAAGATCTTTTCCGTCTTAGAAAACAAGATGAAGAGACTCTTGGACCTGAAGTTCCATATCTCAGTGCAATTGGCGCTCTCATGTATCTTGCAAACAACACACGACCTGATATTGCATTTGCAGTGAACTTGTTGGCAAGATTTAGTTCTGACCCTACTAAAAGGCATTGGGATGGAATAAAACATATATTTAGATATCTTCGAGGGACAATCGATCTTGGACTATTCTTCCCAAACAATTCAAGATCACTGCTAGTTGGATATGCGGATGCTGGATACATGTCAAATCCTCATTTTGGGCGATCACAAATAGGTTACCTATTTACATATTGTGATAGTGCTATCTCTTGGAAGTCTACAAAACAGACTATGACCGCAACTTCATCAAACCACGCAGAGTTACTAGCAATTCATGAAGCAAGCAGAGAATGTATTTGGCTAAGGTCGGTCATTCAACATATTCGAGAATCATGTGGATTATCAAGTATTTCAGATAGTCCTACAGTTTTATTCGAGGATAACTCGGCCTGCATCAAacaacttaaggaaggatatatTAAAGGGGATCGAACAAAACACATATTGCCAAAATTCTTCTACCCTCATGAACTTCAAGAAAATGGTGATATTGATATTCAACAAGTTCGCTCATGCGATAATTTAGCAGATATGCTTACAAAGTCACTACCTACATCAACATTTGAGAAGCTAAGAAATAATATGGGTATGC carries:
- the LOC141689332 gene encoding uncharacterized protein LOC141689332, producing MASARHQSYANAVSGDHSHRPTNTTTQVSDSDPLSSNTDDVSSINVNTHPLFLHNNDQPGMILISKKLTGSDNFASWKRSLQIALSAKNKLVILTGDFVASAVDSSLFPHWKRVNDMVITWILNTVSDDISNSMNYMDSAIDVWDELNDRFSVVSGHKFYETQKELFKLEQGNDSIEFYFHKLKGLWDELRALEPVVKCTCGATKNWEEQLEKKRLIQFLMGLHTSYTTARGNVKFILYLLHWL